In Oryza sativa Japonica Group chromosome 1, ASM3414082v1, the genomic stretch TGATGAAGGTGAGAAGGCAATAGAATGCTTCCGCTCAATGTTGCGAGAAAACAAAAGGCCTAATGATGCCACATTAGCTACCTCGCTAAGTGTTTGTTCTGATTTGGCGTGCTTGGGCAGTGGCCTCCAGCTGCATTCATATACCATCAAATCAGGATGGAACAGTTCAGTTGTTTCCAGTGCTTTAGTTGACATGTATGTGAAGTGCGGGAACTTAGCAGATGCTGAGATGCTATTTGACGAGTCAGACACACATGACTTAGTTGAATGGAATACAATCATCTGTGGTTATGCTCAACATGGTCATGGGTATAAGGCATTGGAAGCCTTCCAAGAGATGATAGATGAGGGGAATGTACCTGATGAGATAACATTTGTGGGTGTCCTCTCAGCTTGTAGCCATGCAGGATTACTTGATGAGGGAAGGAGGTACTTCAAATTGCTGAGTAGTGTGTATGGAATTACTCCTACACTGGAACACTATGCTTGCATGGTTGATATTCTGGCCAAGGCTGGAAAACTAGCTGAGGCTGAATCTCTTATTAATGAGATGCCATTGACCCCAGATGCATCCTTATGGAAGACCATTCTTGGAGCATGTAGGATGCATGGAAACATTGAGATTGCTGAGCGAGCAGCAGAAAAATTGTTTGAGTCACAACCAGATGATATATCTTCTTGCATATTGTTGTCTAACATTTATGCGGATTTAAAAAGGTGGAATGATGTTGCTAAACTTAGGAGTATGCTAGTAGATCGTGGAGTAAAGAAGGAACCAGGGTGCAGCTGGATTGAAATCAATGGGAAGTTACATGTTTTCCTGTCACAAGATGGGTGCGCTAAATACTAAAATTTGAGTGGTGTATTTCACCCATCTTGGTCCTGCAATCTGAAATGTCAATGCAGTCACAGGCCAGAAAACCGGTTCCAGGTATTATCTAGTTCTGATGAATCTTTTTTAAGAGAATTATCATTGTACATGATGCGTGTTCAGTATCCAATCTACATAACTCTGCTAATTGGTGAACTGTTTTATCTGATTTAAACAGGCTAATCTTAGGGTAAACTATACTGCTGGAAACGTAGATTTGTCTGAAGACTTATATAGTTGCCCACTTAACTGGCAGTAACTCAGTAAGTCTCAATCCATATAGTTCAATCTCATGCTATCCTTCACTTTCAGCAAATCTATCTGTTAAATCATTGCATCCTTTTTATTACAGCACATATCAGGATAAATGCAGACTGAGGAGAGTTCCTTAGTCGAGGCATATGGAAATGGTAAGGCAATATTGCCTGCCATTGTGAGTAAAGAATTGGTTACAGATTAATGTGGCACACGAAGAGCCTGTCCTACTTCAGTGGATACTGGATTGCTCATATCACATTTATATTCAAATTGGGATGGTTGTGCAGGTGGGGTGATCAACTTGTTGACCAACTTAAGTAAGGTCTGTTCGAGTTCCTCGCCATTATTCCATGGATGAACCTCGGCCTTGAGAAGCTGTTTGTTGCTGCTGATGAGATTCCAGAGGGGGTATTTCTCCTTTGGCATGACATAGTCCCCTTCCCCTAGCTTAAGGGAGGGGCAATAATCTCCTCTGCCATCACCAATGTAGATGAAATGCCTTTTACCATTGGCCGTCGCCTGAATCCTCTCAATTATCTTGCCCTGCACATGATAAAGCTACACTTTAGCGGGGGACCATGCATGCTTTCCATTATTCATATCCCTCTTCATCTGAATAAATGCACTAAGATTTTAGCGCAAAGAAACTTTAATACTTATAATTGTTGAACAATGCAATATTCTTATTTGTTATGTGTAAGATTCAGATTGCATAATCCATCACACTCTTTGCTTTATCCATGATCTATCTATACTGTTTCTTTTGGACAGATGATGCTGTTTCTTTTGTCTCCATCAGCCACGTGCATCGGGGCGGACGCGCTAAAGGCTGACATGAAAAATGTGAACTGACCTGTCAATCTGCTGGTGTCCTACTGTCCATACCTTGCACATGTTCTCGGGGCAGAGGCTGCATCCATGGGGCGAGCTGTCGTCGGGGTCGTGGAACGGCGAGATCCTCAGCCTGCCGTTGCCGTCGACGCGCGCCGGGTTCGTGCTGATCTCCGAGAAGCATCCGAGGACGCCGTGGTGCTCCAGCACGGTCTCGATGAAGAAGGCGTTGGCGTCGCTCGCCACCCTCAAATCACACCTGCAACAAACAACACAACAGGTGGaacacaaccaccaccaccaccaaagaTTATCCATGGCGCCATCAGAGCTTTAGAGGTGGATGGATTGATCATTGATGGTGCGGTACCCTAATGCCGAGGCCGTGGTGATGGCGGAGAGGACGTGGGCGTCGAGGGGGGCGCTCTTGAGGCAGTCGCGGATGTCGTCGGCCGACCTCCCCTGGGCGTGCAGCTCCACCATCATCCTGTCCTGGAAGAAGCCACCCATCCTCGCAGGTTCAATCTATGCATGTTCTTGTgttctgtgtgtgtgtgcgcgcgcagGGTGATCGTACCATGAGGGGGTTCCAGCGCATGgtggggcggaggcggcgaaagGCGTCGGAGGCGCCGAGCTTGGTGATGACCCAGTCGTCGCTGTCCCACTCGATGATGGTCCTGTCGAAGtcgaacaccaccaccaccccgcctccggcggcggcggcggcggccgtgtcgCCGTCAACGCCAGCGGCCATCTGAGCTGCTCCGACGGTGACCGGGGGAAGGCCGGAAGGGTCAAGATGGAGTCGCGGTCGCCAGACGAACGCACGGCGGCGCCTGACTGACGCCAACGTTTGCAAGCAAATTTCCTTTGTGACTTCTTTGGTGGCGTGGCGTCCGTGTCGGCTTTATATAGGCAAGGCCGCAAGGCACCCCGCACCCCGGTGGTGGTTGTTGGGCCGGTGGCGACTTGTTAGGGTTCTACTCTACGCGTCCACCACACCACCGCAATCCGCAATATGACCTGTCCTGTGCCGTGTTCTCCGTTTGCCCGCGCTGCCGTCTCCAGGCTGACTTgcctgcctccctcctccttacACATGTTTGCTCTCTGATTCTGTATCCCATGGTACCATTAATTAGTAGATCGATCGTGGTCATCGATTTTTAGTACATCTGTTTAGCGATCATCTCTTTTATATTTAATCTATATAAAAGCCTACCTGGAACCGACAGGTATTGTCCGTCTATAGTAACTACACGTCAACCACTGCTACTACTGAGGATTGGAACTGGGAAGTGGGAATAGCCTCCATGGACCTATTAAATTGAGCATCAATATTCTTTGGAAGCTCTGAGTTTCTCGTTGTTGCTAGTGCTGTAGACATTATTTTTATGGTTTGACCGATAAGATGCAAAGGTCTAcctctccgttccaaaaaaaaatcaaactctaGGTTTAAATCAAAAGCCAGTAAAAATAACATTCATAGACATAGTATAGACATAACAAGCaaagaggcaaaaaaaaaaaaaaaaactaaacttaAACTTCATGTCACGATTACATGATAGTAGATGTCATGCATAAATTTGTGGTAAACACAATATCTAACGgaactgttttttttcccttcgaGGAGACATCCCCTCGTTTTGTGCATGTCGttcaaaaaattataaaagttttctaaaaaaaaattatcaggatagatcaatatatgatatatcttctCGCAAACATGCGGGTTAAAATTCGATTTATacaattcaaaacaaaaataacaaattttaccGTGATTTACACGTTctattcatagtcaaatttgttatttttgtttctacttgtataagttgaatttgcatgtttgtgaagtggcatatcacatattgatctaccctactatttttaaaaaaaattttggatgaCTTTTTAAGTGACATGCAGAAATGATGAGATATCCTCTTAAGGGATGAATTGAGTTTTCCATATCTAACACATACAAGCTTCTTACTAGCAGGGGCTAAGCATCTCGAACTCGCATAGACCTCAGCAGTTTATgttactaagagcaagtttaatagtatagccaactactggctccaaatcgtctatagtcaatttagtagtcaattcatacaatagttacctataaatatatactatacactattaatatctggtcccacctatcatacacacattatgtcttgAAGCCCGTACTGCAGCTGAccacaaatctgtagcccgctgctcatctctcttctttcatctcctccatatgtgtttatagctggcttatagcctgctattgtacttgctctaatGCTTCGGCACGCTTATCTCCAGTCCCTGCATCACGCGGTTGATCATGTCGAGGCCAGCCTCGAGTTGCATGACCACGCGCTTCTCCGCGAGCAGTTCCGGCGTGAAAAGCCCTTTCCACACTTCATACCAAGCCATCGCCTCATCTAGCCGAGGCCTCTCGCCCATTAGGTACCGATAGTTGGCGTACATCCATTTCTTGAAGAACCCTTGTATCAAAAGTGGCACCATGTACTTTACTGGCACGATGGATGCCCACCTCATAACAAGAGGGAAGAAGTTGTTGTTTTGTAGCCAAGTCATTCTTACCGAGATCTCGAGATCATGGAGAGCCTTCCTCATGTGAGGCAGCACATGCCGCTTGATGTGTTCGTCCCAGCTCATTGGATCGAACACCTTTTTCCATGGCAACGCAAGCCTGTAGTCGTAGTCAGAGATCCCGCCGCACAATCGATCTCTGAGCCGCCTGCTTATAATGATGTACACTATTCGTAGGCGGGCGTGGCCGAGATGAGGAATCCACATGCCCACGCAAACGCTCGGCTTACTCGACCACGTTGTCAGCCTAAACACGTCCGCCGCGGCTACCAGCTCCGGCAAGATGACCTCATCCAGTATGGAATCCATGGTGGCTTGCGGAAGGAGGCCCTTCCATCGATTGATGAACCGTAGCATCGGCTTCGGCTCCTCagccctccacctccacgcatCCAAGGGCGGCGCCATCACGAGATCGTGGATCAGGCGAGGGTACGCTGCCGACGTGTCAGCTCCTAGCATGTCCTTGAGCGCTTCTACCATGACAAGTGTACGGTTCAGCAACGGCTTCGTGCCTCCGTACTCACTTGCATTGTACTGTCGGCTCAGCTGCGAGTGGAGCAGCGGCGCTGCGAAGCTGATCGCCTTGTATGGCATACGGTTCGTCCTGTACTCCTCCGGGAACTTCGCCTTCACTCCCGCGAACTCGTGGATCAGGCCGCCCAACGTGAGCTTCCCCGACTCGCTCTGCCCCCGGACCACCTTCAAGGCGCGCTTGATCGCCGTGTACCCGGAGGTTATCCCCTCccagtcgtcggcggcggcggtgtcgtgtTTCGGTGGGCGTTGCCCACGCATGTTATAGGCCCGAACCTTCTCGTGGTGCCGCTCCCACGCCCGCGCGGCGGCATAGGCTTCGCGTTCTCTCTGTAGCGTGTCCATGGCACGGACCTCCTCGGCGTCGACGATGGCCTCTGGCTCTGCTTCGCCGGTGCCCCGCTCGAGCTCGGGCTCTGTAGGCGGCCCCATGTCATAATTCGAGTCGCTGTCGTACGGTGACTCGAATTTTCCAATGCCTCCTTTCCCATACTTTATGGTCGGCTTGATGGGATCGATAATCCCGTGGCCGTACTTGCCGAGGCCGGCGCCTTCCTCGTAGTTCATTTGAGCCATCAACCTCGCCACTATCTGGTTGGTCGCCAGGCTCCCGGGCTGCGGCGGCAACGGGGGATAGTAGGAAGTGCAGTAAGCGGGTGGGGAAAACAACGATAGACGATGGTGATCCGTGTCGCCGGAGCTCGCCCGCACAAAGTGGATGGTGGGCACGCATTTGCTTGCAACCGCCGTAGTTTCCTGCACGCCACTAGTCTCGGTGTTGGAGGAGGATGCATGAGGAGTGCCAAGATCCGGCGTTTCGCTTGTAGTACTCTCGCCATGGGGAAGACCACCACCTTGGTTTCTCCCCTCGTCGTCGACGGAGGCCATGGAAACAACCGTGTTACTCCCCTTGTCGCCTGTTGGACCGCCTCCCTGCCGCCGGTGTGACCGCCCGCCAGTTAGACCGCTGACTCGCCTCCGGTCAAACCGTCGGGATCGAAAAAAACACGTATCGACAGAACACTTGAAAGTAGATCAACTTTATTGCACCTAAAGCACTCCTATCTCAACTCACAAACTAGGACCTCAAGtaaaccctaacttttctctcTCAAAAAAGTCAATTTCTTTGAACCTTAACTCCTCAtctatttatagacccaaaacCTCCTTAAAAAAGTAGGAGTAGAACTCCTAGTTTCTCTGGACTCAATCTTCAATATCTAAATCCACATATAAAACTGCAGGCTCAACCGGCCACAATCCCAGTCGGACTCCACGGCACTCGATTTCCTTCGTCCTTCGCGGCATCGGACACATCCGCCTCGGAGCCGAGCACCCGCGTGGGCCGTTCCCTGCTGCTTCCTGGGCCGACTCGGCTTTGCCCACCAACCgagccgctgctgctgcagcacaCGTGCAGCTACTGCTCCCAAAACAGCCATCACCACGCATTGCTCGCCACagtacacatacatatatgcatgctaCAGTACCTCGCCGTACTGTAGTATCAGATACTCCTCTCCATTTTCTTTCAACTCCCGTCGCGAGCACCGACGCTTGCACACGTACCACGTGAAACCCGACCATGTGCCATCTTGTATCCAAGTTCGTCACTCGGTATCCTTAACCGTCTagacctcaactcctccctgagtctaATCCCGATCCCCACCGTTGACCAAATTTGTCCTTCAAGAATTCTGACTCTACtcaccttctcacatggtatcccgaTCGCACTAGACCTCTGCTCCTCCCTGAGCATAGTTTCGGTCCTCAGTATTGACCAAGGCTAATCTCAAGTCACCTGCACATAATCAGATAAAACAACCGTTTCTAGATACAAatatcacaacctgacccacattagtcacacgcactcacaccaacatccacacatcttttcattgattaaatcatttgtaaagccaattattcatcacaaAATATTAATCATCACAATGATTTCACAGAAAAGGCCATGGAAACAACCGTGTTGCTCCCCTCGTCACTGGATCACGGGTTTAGATCCCACCACAAAATTTTTTACCATGTCACATTGAACGTTTAAACACATGCATgcagtattaaatataggctaaaaaattactaattgcacatattgtgactaatttgcgagacgaatcttttaagcttaattgctccatgatttgataatattgtgctacaataaatatttgctaacgatggattaattaggcttaataaattcgtctcgttttgttattaaacaacatttaatactttaaatgtttatctgtatatccgatgtgatacccAGAACAAAAACTTTTGGAAACTAAACCTGGCCTTAATACGAGCTACCACCTGAACTTCAGTAACTCCTATGACGTTAACGTTTGGTTCAGATCCTTTCACGTGAAGCGCAGTTATAATAATGGAAATCCGGCCCCTCTTGTAAATTGCTAAATAATGGAAATGCACTTATCTATTTTCCTTATAGGAATCAATTTCCTTCATATTCagttctaaaattttttctAGTATTCTAGCACAGTTAGTTTGCCATGTTTAGCTCTCATTCTTAACAAGATAGATGCCCCGCACGGTTCATCTtgtaaactactccctccgtatccgtattttaatgtatgacgccgttgacttttcgaccaacgtttgactattcgttttattcaaaatttttgaaaaaatatgaaaatatttatgtcatgcttaaagaacatttgatgacaaatcaagtcataataaaataaatgataattatataaatattttagataagacgaatagtcaaacgttggacaaaaagtcaacggcgtcatacattaaaatatggagggagtagatctgTGTAATATAATCCAAGTTTTTCTCAGAACAACATTATCCAGGTTCAGCGTACTCTAATCGTTGCCATAATGAACTGAGAGCGCATCGCCAAGTAAGAACAGTTGtgaagaggaaaaaaatgtcATTGGGCCCATGACCAGTTTAGGATGTTTAAAGGGGGAATTACTAGATATATTAATACTAcgactattaaaaccggtacaTAATAACTCCCTTAACTGTTTTCAAGGCGATTTTCACTCATGCTTGTTGAACTGGAGAGAACAGGGTGACAAGGGGGAGGAGCTCGGCAACGACTACGTTATGGAGACGATGAGGAGTTGAAGTGGAGAGAACAGGGTGACAAGGGGGAGGAGCTCGGCAACGACTATGGCAAGGGAGACCGGTGCGAGGGAATAACGCCGACGATGCCTATGAGGGAGTGACATGAGGAGTCGAAGTGGAGAGAACAGGGGTGCCCGAACCGAGGTGGAGAAGGGGGTGGCGGCGTAGCGGACTCCACGACTTACTTCCTGCTCTAGCTACTGCTTCAAGTAGTGTCTTCGCACGCAAC encodes the following:
- the LOC4324597 gene encoding thiamine phosphate phosphatase-like protein encodes the protein MAAGVDGDTAAAAAAGGGVVVVFDFDRTIIEWDSDDWVITKLGASDAFRRLRPTMRWNPLMDRMMVELHAQGRSADDIRDCLKSAPLDAHVLSAITTASALGCDLRVASDANAFFIETVLEHHGVLGCFSEISTNPARVDGNGRLRISPFHDPDDSSPHGCSLCPENMCKGKIIERIQATANGKRHFIYIGDGRGDYCPSLKLGEGDYVMPKEKYPLWNLISSNKQLLKAEVHPWNNGEELEQTLLKLVNKLITPPAQPSQFEYKCDMSNPVSTEVGQALRVPH
- the LOC107280913 gene encoding septin and tuftelin-interacting protein 1 homolog 1 — encoded protein: MASVDDEGRNQGGGLPHGESTTSETPDLGTPHASSSNTETSGVQETTAVASKCVPTIHFVRASSGDTDHHRLSLFSPPAYCTSYYPPLPPQPGSLATNQIVARLMAQMNYEEGAGLGKYGHGIIDPIKPTIKYGKGGIGKFESPYDSDSNYDMGPPTEPELERGTGEAEPEAIVDAEEVRAMDTLQREREAYAAARAWERHHEKVRAYNMRGQRPPKHDTAAADDWEGITSGYTAIKRALKVVRGQSESGKLTLGGLIHEFAGVKAKFPEEYRTNRMPYKAISFAAPLLHSQLSRQYNASEYGGTKPLLNRTLVMVEALKDMLGADTSAAYPRLIHDLVMAPPLDAWRWRAEEPKPMLRFINRWKGLLPQATMDSILDEVILPELVAAADVFRLTTWSSKPSVCVGMWIPHLGHARLRIVYIIISRRLRDRLCGGISDYDYRLALPWKKVFDPMSWDEHIKRHVLPHMRKALHDLEISVRMTWLQNNNFFPLVMRWASIVPVKYMVPLLIQGFFKKWMYANYRYLMGERPRLDEAMAWYEVWKGLFTPELLAEKRVVMQLEAGLDMINRVMQGLEISVPKH